The following coding sequences are from one Legionellales bacterium window:
- a CDS encoding methylcrotonoyl-CoA carboxylase: MSKIISRLNTASAEYQENTDFMQKLCEDLHHKVQTIALGGDEKSRQRHRQHGKLLPRERLLHLLDSGTPFLEFSQFAAYQVYDDEVPAAGIITGIGRIHGQECVIVINDATVKGGTYFPLTVKKHLRAQTIAYENQLPCIYLVDSGGAFLPKQDEVFPDQLHFGRIFYNQARLSSVNIPQIAIVLGSCTAGGAYVPAMADQSIMVKNQSTIFLGGPPLVKAATGEVVSAEELGGADVHCRVSGVADYYATNDEHALQLGRQIISELNRPHPQAPQQTSRDPLYPAEEIYGIVTKDPRKPFDVREIIARIVDASEFSEFKALFGTTLVCGFAHIEGYAVGIIANNGILFAESAQKGAHFIELCCQRNIPLVFLQNITGFMVGSKYEAGGIAKHGAKMVTAVACANVPKLTVIIGGSFGAGNYAMCGRAYDPRFLWMWPNARISVMGGEQAANVMAQITREKNQKYHINWSDVEEAQLKKSLRDKYENEGHPYYSSARLWDDGIIDPKDTRRVLGLSLAATMHAKISSTQFGVFRM; encoded by the coding sequence ATGTCAAAAATAATTAGCCGTTTGAATACAGCATCGGCCGAGTATCAAGAAAATACCGATTTTATGCAAAAACTCTGTGAAGACTTACACCATAAAGTCCAAACGATTGCCTTAGGGGGCGATGAAAAATCTCGCCAACGTCATCGACAACACGGAAAACTACTGCCACGCGAACGTTTATTGCATTTACTGGATTCGGGCACACCTTTTCTAGAATTTTCTCAATTTGCAGCTTACCAAGTTTATGACGATGAAGTACCAGCGGCAGGAATTATCACTGGAATTGGACGCATTCACGGACAAGAATGTGTCATTGTCATCAACGACGCCACGGTAAAAGGTGGAACCTATTTTCCACTGACGGTAAAAAAACATTTACGCGCGCAAACGATTGCCTATGAAAATCAATTACCCTGTATTTATTTAGTCGACTCAGGTGGGGCATTTCTTCCCAAACAAGATGAAGTATTTCCTGACCAACTGCATTTTGGCCGAATATTTTATAATCAAGCCCGTTTATCCAGTGTAAATATTCCGCAAATTGCGATTGTATTAGGTTCTTGCACCGCAGGCGGCGCCTATGTTCCAGCGATGGCCGATCAATCCATTATGGTAAAAAATCAAAGTACTATTTTTTTAGGGGGCCCGCCTTTAGTAAAAGCGGCAACCGGTGAAGTGGTGAGTGCAGAAGAATTAGGTGGTGCTGATGTGCACTGTCGCGTGTCTGGTGTTGCCGACTATTATGCCACTAACGACGAACATGCGCTGCAATTGGGACGACAAATTATTAGCGAATTAAATCGCCCTCATCCGCAAGCGCCACAACAAACTTCTCGCGATCCCCTCTATCCTGCGGAAGAAATTTATGGAATTGTGACGAAAGATCCGCGCAAACCTTTCGACGTGCGAGAAATTATTGCACGAATTGTCGATGCTTCCGAATTCAGCGAATTTAAAGCCTTATTTGGCACTACATTAGTGTGTGGCTTTGCTCACATTGAAGGTTATGCGGTGGGTATTATTGCCAATAACGGAATATTATTTGCAGAATCGGCGCAAAAAGGTGCGCATTTTATTGAGCTGTGTTGTCAACGCAACATTCCATTAGTATTTTTACAAAATATTACTGGATTTATGGTGGGCAGCAAATACGAAGCAGGTGGAATTGCCAAGCACGGCGCCAAAATGGTCACGGCAGTGGCTTGTGCTAATGTGCCGAAATTAACGGTAATTATTGGTGGTAGTTTTGGTGCGGGCAATTATGCGATGTGTGGCCGCGCATATGATCCGCGTTTTTTATGGATGTGGCCTAATGCGCGCATTTCAGTGATGGGCGGAGAACAAGCTGCCAATGTGATGGCGCAAATTACGCGCGAAAAAAATCAAAAATATCACATTAATTGGAGCGATGTAGAAGAAGCTCAATTAAAAAAATCACTCCGCGATAAATATGAAAATGAAGGTCACCCCTATTATTCTAGTGCGCGCTTGTGGGACGATGGAATTATTGATCCCAAAGACACCCGACGAGTATTAGGATTAAGCTTAGCCGCCACCATGCATGCGAAAATATCTTCAACCCAATTTGGCGTATTCAGAATGTAA
- a CDS encoding enoyl-CoA hydratase/isomerase family protein, which produces MTLLVEKITQQIISITLNRPEKSNAFNQELIREFNRQLTTIQQDDTLRAVILKANGKHFSAGADLVWMQTAKDYSLEENLSDAMELAELMKNLYLLNKPVIACVHGATLGGGVGLIASADIVLADPQASFCLSEVKLGLIPAVISPYVIAAIGERQARRYFITAEKFSCATAMQLGLVHESIHFENLFPEALRLANLISQNAPIAVKCAKSLVQRVSHRTIDEDLLRDTAMRIAKIRISNEGQEGLQAFLEKRQPNWIINND; this is translated from the coding sequence ATGACCCTATTAGTGGAAAAAATTACGCAACAGATAATCAGTATCACGTTAAATCGTCCTGAAAAATCCAATGCATTTAATCAAGAATTGATCCGAGAATTTAATCGGCAATTAACCACTATCCAACAAGACGATACCCTGCGGGCAGTGATTTTAAAAGCTAACGGCAAACATTTTTCAGCAGGCGCAGATTTAGTTTGGATGCAAACTGCAAAAGACTACAGCCTAGAAGAAAATTTGAGTGATGCCATGGAACTTGCCGAATTAATGAAAAATTTATATTTATTAAATAAACCTGTCATTGCCTGCGTGCATGGCGCAACATTAGGTGGAGGGGTAGGATTAATTGCTTCGGCAGATATTGTATTAGCCGATCCGCAGGCGAGTTTTTGTCTGTCTGAAGTTAAATTAGGTTTAATACCTGCTGTCATTAGTCCCTATGTGATTGCAGCGATCGGTGAACGTCAGGCACGCCGATATTTTATCACCGCAGAAAAATTTTCTTGTGCCACCGCGATGCAATTAGGTTTAGTTCATGAATCGATCCATTTTGAAAATTTATTTCCAGAAGCCTTGCGCCTGGCTAATTTAATTAGTCAAAATGCTCCAATTGCTGTGAAATGCGCAAAATCATTGGTTCAACGTGTCAGTCATCGCACAATTGATGAAGATTTATTACGCGATACCGCCATGCGCATCGCGAAAATTCGCATCAGTAACGAAGGCCAAGAAGGCTTACAAGCATTTTTAGAAAAACGTCAACCAAATTGGATTATCAATAATGACTAA
- a CDS encoding acetyl/propionyl/methylcrotonyl-CoA carboxylase subunit alpha, whose protein sequence is MTNIQKILIANRGEIACRIIKTAKRLGIRTVAVYSSADHHAKHVSLADEAYWIGNAPSQESYLNSEKIIAIAELAKADAIHPGYGFLSENTHFAEQLTQAGLIFIGPSTRSIQAMGSKAEAKKIMEKAQVPLVPGYHGDNQDPQFLAKQAEKIGFPVLLKAASGGGGKGMRIVYQAAGFQDALTSAKREALKSFGDDHIILEKYIEHPRHVEIQIFADTQGNVIHLCERDCSTQRRYQKVIEEAPAPHFPAALREKMGQAAIQAARAIHYTGAGTVEFLLASSGEFYFMEMNTRLQVEHPVTEKILNIDLVEWQILIAEGKPLPLSQAEIQPQGHAFEARIYAEDPEHDFLPSTGTITYLNLPNENQHIRIDAGVTTNDTISIFYDPMIAKLIVWDTHREKALRQLQEALAKTHIIGVKTNISFLRQLALHPVMKAGKITTHFIGEHANELLLQNTSQHFPAIILACLIKLFQTKPTQSPWGTLDAWQMNLPATYQWTIKLNSEIITIHAIRHHSNWQFKHADIIYNVKNIKIDNDCVQAEINYQRYQLHYLLDTHTIHLLSPSLQLEIAFHDADLATHDGLEENNLLISPMPGAVIAIMVKPGQTVSSGDPLLIMEAMKMEHTICAPHDGIITDIFYQVGDQVNEGMELLRLEEIPA, encoded by the coding sequence ATGACTAACATTCAAAAAATTTTAATTGCGAATCGCGGAGAAATTGCGTGTCGAATTATTAAAACGGCCAAACGCTTAGGTATTCGTACGGTAGCCGTTTATTCTAGTGCCGATCACCACGCAAAACATGTAAGTCTCGCCGACGAAGCGTATTGGATTGGTAATGCCCCGAGTCAAGAAAGTTATTTAAATAGTGAAAAAATTATTGCGATTGCAGAACTCGCCAAAGCAGATGCTATCCATCCAGGTTATGGGTTTTTATCGGAAAATACCCATTTTGCCGAACAGCTCACACAAGCAGGTTTGATTTTTATTGGGCCATCCACACGCAGCATTCAAGCCATGGGTTCTAAAGCAGAAGCCAAAAAAATCATGGAAAAAGCTCAGGTTCCTTTAGTTCCTGGCTATCATGGCGATAATCAAGATCCTCAATTTTTAGCGAAACAGGCGGAAAAAATTGGTTTTCCCGTGTTATTAAAAGCAGCCAGTGGCGGTGGCGGTAAAGGCATGCGTATTGTATATCAAGCAGCCGGATTTCAAGATGCCTTAACCAGTGCAAAACGCGAAGCCTTAAAAAGTTTTGGTGATGATCATATTATTTTAGAAAAATATATTGAACATCCTCGCCACGTTGAAATTCAAATTTTTGCCGATACGCAAGGTAATGTAATTCATTTATGCGAACGCGATTGTTCAACGCAACGTCGTTATCAGAAAGTGATTGAAGAGGCGCCCGCCCCTCATTTTCCCGCTGCATTACGTGAGAAAATGGGACAAGCTGCCATTCAAGCAGCACGAGCGATACATTACACCGGAGCTGGCACCGTAGAATTTTTATTAGCCAGTAGTGGCGAATTTTATTTTATGGAAATGAATACCAGATTACAGGTTGAACATCCAGTCACTGAAAAAATTTTAAATATTGATTTAGTCGAATGGCAAATTTTAATTGCCGAGGGTAAACCTTTGCCTTTATCTCAAGCTGAAATTCAACCGCAAGGACATGCCTTCGAAGCCCGCATTTATGCTGAAGATCCTGAACATGATTTTTTACCCTCAACTGGCACTATTACTTATTTAAATTTACCCAATGAAAACCAGCATATTCGAATAGATGCAGGTGTTACCACGAATGATACGATTAGTATTTTTTATGATCCTATGATTGCGAAATTAATTGTCTGGGATACTCATCGCGAAAAAGCGTTAAGACAATTACAGGAAGCCTTAGCAAAGACGCATATTATTGGCGTTAAAACTAATATTAGTTTTTTACGTCAACTCGCGCTACATCCCGTGATGAAGGCGGGAAAAATCACTACTCATTTTATTGGTGAGCACGCCAATGAATTACTGTTACAGAATACCTCTCAGCATTTTCCAGCAATTATTTTAGCTTGCTTGATAAAATTATTTCAGACTAAACCCACCCAGTCGCCGTGGGGCACCTTAGATGCGTGGCAAATGAATTTACCGGCAACCTACCAATGGACAATCAAACTCAATAGCGAAATAATTACGATCCATGCTATACGTCATCATTCAAATTGGCAATTTAAGCATGCGGATATTATTTACAACGTAAAAAATATTAAAATCGACAATGATTGTGTGCAAGCCGAAATTAATTATCAGCGTTATCAACTGCATTACTTATTGGACACTCATACGATTCATTTACTCAGTCCGTCATTGCAGCTAGAAATAGCATTTCATGATGCCGATCTGGCAACTCATGATGGCCTGGAAGAAAATAATTTATTAATTTCGCCCATGCCAGGCGCCGTTATTGCTATTATGGTTAAACCAGGACAAACTGTCAGCAGTGGTGATCCCTTGCTAATTATGGAAGCCATGAAAATGGAACATACTATTTGTGCTCCCCATGACGGGATCATAACCGATATTTTTTATCAAGTGGGTGATCAAGTAAATGAAGGTATGGAACTATTACGCTTAGAGGAAATACCCGCATGA
- a CDS encoding hydroxymethylglutaryl-CoA lyase → MSLPKQVKIVEVGARDGLQNEKSIIPTAQKIELIERLSDTGLTVIEATSFVSPKWVPQMADHQSIMQYLAQKNSPISYPVLVPNLQGLENALACQVKEIAVFAAASESFSQKNINCSIAESIERFREVIKRAQAHHLRVRGYISCINGCPYEGEVAIAQVVNVAQQLIDLGCYEISLGDTIGVGTPEHTKAVFNAVLKKVDITQIAAHFHNTYGQALANIYAVLQLGIQTIDASVSGLGGCPYAQGASGNVATEDVVYLLNGLGIDTGIDLSKLMACGEFIDTILQRQTQSKVAQALRNK, encoded by the coding sequence ATGAGTTTACCTAAACAGGTTAAAATTGTTGAAGTAGGAGCGCGTGATGGTTTGCAAAATGAAAAAAGCATTATACCTACTGCCCAAAAAATTGAATTAATTGAACGTTTAAGCGACACTGGCTTAACCGTGATCGAAGCCACCAGTTTTGTATCGCCGAAATGGGTGCCGCAAATGGCCGATCATCAATCCATCATGCAGTATTTAGCGCAAAAAAATTCACCGATCTCCTATCCGGTATTAGTACCCAACTTACAAGGTTTAGAAAATGCCTTAGCGTGTCAAGTCAAAGAAATTGCCGTATTTGCAGCAGCCTCTGAGAGTTTCAGTCAAAAAAATATTAATTGCAGTATTGCCGAAAGTATTGAACGTTTTCGTGAAGTTATTAAGCGCGCACAGGCTCACCACCTGCGAGTACGCGGCTATATTTCTTGCATTAATGGCTGCCCCTATGAAGGGGAAGTGGCAATTGCGCAAGTCGTGAATGTCGCCCAACAATTAATAGATTTAGGCTGTTATGAAATTTCGCTCGGCGATACTATTGGCGTCGGCACACCTGAACACACCAAAGCCGTGTTTAATGCAGTATTAAAAAAAGTGGATATTACCCAAATAGCTGCTCATTTTCATAATACCTATGGCCAAGCACTGGCTAACATTTATGCCGTACTGCAATTAGGTATTCAAACCATCGATGCGTCGGTCTCTGGTTTAGGCGGATGTCCTTATGCGCAAGGTGCGAGTGGGAATGTGGCCACGGAAGATGTGGTCTATTTATTAAATGGTTTAGGCATTGACACAGGAATTGATTTATCCAAATTAATGGCGTGTGGTGAATTTATCGATACGATTTTACAACGCCAAACACAATCGAAAGTTGCTCAAGCATTAAGGAATAAATGA
- a CDS encoding AMP-binding protein: protein MTIQLEELLNLNLSTTRARFLLDTVNDLIAQESPIDAWHVVSQSLLSKDDPFAVHELIYQTIYHHDLGCAWRAPSHPNTNLNLMMRQVDVKNYANFHRWSCVNYPQFWDLMVKTLNIKFHEPYTQIVNANTIEEPQWLCDAQFNIAESLFSGDENDTAVICQSEDGKLTRLSYQELDEYSNQIANGLVTQGFKMGDAIAIDMLMDEHAVAIYIGIIKAGCRVVSIADSFAPEEIATRLRIANAKAIFTQDYIQRGNKRLPMYEKVCQAKPAKIIMLGNHELKLRAHDLHFDDFISDKTTFDPIYLPPDHIINILFSSGTTGDPKAIPWTQTTPIKCAVDAFLHLNIQAQDVLAWPTNLGWMMGPWLIFASLINRATIALYRGAPQGEDFGRFVQDNHVTMLGVVPSLVSTWRATQCMEQYDWSSINCFASTGECSNPSDMLYLMHLAGYKPVIEYCGGTEIGGAYLTSTLIENNYPACFTTPTCGLNFVLIDEQGKACQNGEVALIPPSIGLSTQLLNRDHHQTYYENMPKLISGKPLRRHGDHIQRLENGLYRAQGRVDDTMNLGGIKTSSADIERVLNDVAAIQECAAIAVQPPKGGPEYLVIYAVVSERIAKEDLMKLCQHIIKTKLNPLFKIHDVVITNSLPRTASNKILRRVLRDEYNKKH from the coding sequence ATGACTATTCAACTGGAAGAATTATTAAATTTAAATTTATCGACTACACGTGCACGTTTTCTGCTAGACACAGTGAATGATTTAATAGCACAAGAATCGCCTATCGATGCTTGGCATGTGGTCAGTCAAAGCTTGTTAAGCAAAGACGATCCCTTTGCCGTGCACGAATTGATTTATCAAACAATTTATCATCACGATCTTGGCTGTGCCTGGCGCGCCCCGAGTCACCCTAATACCAATTTAAATTTAATGATGCGTCAGGTTGATGTTAAAAACTATGCTAATTTTCATCGCTGGAGTTGTGTCAATTACCCACAATTTTGGGATTTAATGGTTAAAACGTTAAATATCAAATTTCACGAACCCTACACACAAATTGTTAATGCCAATACTATTGAAGAACCACAATGGTTGTGTGATGCGCAATTTAATATTGCAGAAAGTTTATTTTCTGGCGATGAAAACGATACTGCCGTTATTTGTCAAAGTGAAGACGGTAAATTAACTCGCTTAAGCTATCAAGAACTCGATGAGTATAGTAATCAAATTGCTAATGGATTAGTTACTCAAGGATTTAAAATGGGCGATGCCATTGCCATTGATATGTTAATGGATGAACATGCCGTTGCCATTTATATAGGCATTATTAAAGCGGGTTGTCGTGTGGTATCGATTGCCGATAGTTTTGCGCCAGAAGAAATTGCCACGCGGTTACGTATTGCCAATGCAAAAGCTATTTTTACGCAAGATTATATTCAGCGCGGTAATAAACGTTTGCCCATGTACGAAAAAGTCTGCCAAGCAAAACCGGCGAAAATTATTATGCTCGGTAACCATGAATTAAAATTACGCGCACACGATCTTCATTTTGACGATTTTATTAGCGATAAAACGACATTTGATCCCATTTATTTACCACCCGATCACATCATTAATATTTTATTTTCCTCAGGTACCACCGGCGATCCAAAGGCCATCCCGTGGACGCAAACTACTCCCATTAAATGCGCAGTCGATGCCTTTTTACATTTAAATATCCAAGCACAAGATGTTTTAGCGTGGCCCACCAATTTAGGTTGGATGATGGGACCTTGGTTGATTTTTGCCAGTTTAATTAATCGTGCCACCATCGCTTTATATCGCGGTGCTCCACAAGGTGAAGATTTTGGACGTTTTGTGCAAGATAATCATGTCACCATGCTCGGCGTCGTGCCTAGTTTAGTGAGTACCTGGCGAGCCACTCAGTGTATGGAACAATATGATTGGTCTTCCATTAATTGTTTCGCCTCTACCGGAGAATGTTCGAATCCCAGTGACATGTTATATTTAATGCATTTAGCCGGTTATAAACCAGTGATTGAATATTGCGGCGGTACGGAAATTGGCGGAGCCTATTTAACCAGCACACTGATCGAAAATAATTATCCGGCGTGCTTTACCACACCTACCTGTGGCTTAAATTTTGTATTAATCGATGAACAAGGCAAAGCTTGTCAAAATGGTGAAGTGGCCTTAATTCCACCTTCAATTGGTTTATCGACACAATTATTAAATCGCGATCACCATCAAACCTATTATGAAAATATGCCGAAACTGATTAGCGGCAAACCTTTACGGCGTCATGGGGATCATATTCAACGTTTGGAAAATGGTTTATATCGCGCTCAAGGTCGAGTCGATGACACCATGAATTTAGGGGGCATTAAAACCAGTTCTGCCGATATTGAGCGGGTATTAAACGATGTGGCTGCCATTCAAGAATGCGCAGCCATTGCCGTGCAACCACCTAAAGGCGGTCCTGAATATTTAGTGATTTACGCGGTGGTGAGTGAAAGAATTGCTAAAGAAGATTTAATGAAATTATGCCAACACATCATTAAAACTAAATTAAATCCCTTATTTAAAATTCACGATGTAGTAATTACGAATTCATTACCTCGCACTGCATCCAATAAAATTTTGCGACGAGTATTGCGTGATGAATACAATAAAAAACATTAG
- a CDS encoding alpha-hydroxy-acid oxidizing protein → MADKYFPDIDTLAEYAKQHLTQPIYDYFFGGASNEVTLRSNCSIYNKISFIPRVLTGLTDPDTSILINQLELANPLIVAPTAYHGLLHKNGEIETAHGAKQAHVIYCQSLMSTSSLSATTKVSPDLWMQVYVLAERDKFETLLNLCKEHNIVNIIITVDSAYLGMRRNDHVQHHVLPESMPLHVLNAIDIDKNNRHYKNQSLFAKDISWDELLEIKQSSNANIYLKGILHPRDAELAAQKGFAGIILSNHGGRQLDTTVHPLQVLEKIRLNVGNKFPIIIDGGLTSGFDVLKTLCLGANAVMIGKPILWALHHSGREGVKNLLVRMLAELINGMRLCGISKLNELHLYGRDYIYWE, encoded by the coding sequence ATGGCAGATAAGTATTTTCCTGATATTGATACGTTGGCAGAATATGCAAAGCAGCATTTAACACAGCCGATCTATGATTATTTTTTTGGAGGTGCATCAAATGAAGTTACTTTACGTAGTAATTGTTCTATCTATAATAAAATCTCATTTATACCTCGTGTGCTAACTGGACTAACTGACCCAGATACTTCAATATTGATTAATCAGCTTGAACTAGCAAATCCATTGATCGTTGCTCCAACTGCGTATCATGGTTTATTACATAAAAATGGGGAAATAGAAACGGCGCATGGTGCAAAACAAGCCCACGTTATTTATTGTCAAAGCTTAATGTCTACATCTTCACTTTCAGCCACAACCAAAGTATCTCCCGACTTATGGATGCAAGTTTATGTACTAGCAGAACGAGATAAATTTGAAACCTTATTGAATCTTTGCAAAGAGCATAATATTGTCAACATAATTATTACCGTTGATAGCGCATACTTAGGTATGCGTAGAAATGATCATGTTCAGCACCATGTGCTTCCTGAGTCAATGCCCTTGCACGTACTAAATGCAATTGATATTGATAAAAATAACCGTCATTATAAAAATCAGTCGCTCTTTGCCAAAGATATTAGTTGGGATGAATTGCTAGAAATTAAACAGAGTAGTAATGCCAATATTTATCTCAAAGGCATATTGCATCCACGAGATGCTGAATTAGCGGCTCAAAAGGGTTTTGCCGGTATTATTTTATCAAATCATGGTGGGAGGCAACTTGATACTACAGTACATCCATTACAAGTGTTAGAGAAAATCCGTCTAAATGTTGGTAATAAATTTCCCATTATTATCGATGGTGGTTTGACTTCTGGTTTTGACGTCCTAAAAACGCTTTGTCTTGGTGCAAATGCTGTGATGATTGGAAAACCCATTTTATGGGCATTGCATCATAGTGGGCGTGAGGGGGTTAAAAATCTACTTGTTCGAATGTTAGCGGAGTTGATTAACGGCATGCGATTATGTGGCATTTCAAAATTAAATGAGTTGCATCTTTATGGTCGCGACTATATTTATTGGGAATAA
- a CDS encoding MFS transporter: MPSSRFIKLLSGIYLFLFYDFFQLDMMNEVSPYLQHLLMLSPIQLGIINSMFFYINFALLIPAGFLLDKYKSRNLIIISLIINALSQSLFIIIPHYASALLWRAGAGFAGAFSYLTALKVLSDNFNSKNLGVLIGFSGFSIMLAGVVAQSPLSFILQRMGLMPILIVNVILSLVVIIVVAWLLSNSNFKKSSSSFIDDLKVFSKLLSLNKNILIALFAGMINMPLFILGASWGIIYLTSHTHISAIQATIATSTLFIGDIIGAPIMGYISDRFLPRSQLMAIGACCNFLTILSINFINSPIALIATFFITGFTCTTQTPAAALIIELNNRQHAARASSIVSAVSIGFIALSDPLIGSIIELTNTHDIIVLILTITSFTALILSFILLKVT; encoded by the coding sequence ATGCCTTCTTCACGTTTTATCAAGTTATTATCAGGGATTTATCTCTTTTTATTTTATGATTTCTTTCAGCTAGATATGATGAACGAAGTATCTCCGTATTTACAACATTTATTGATGCTATCTCCTATTCAGCTCGGTATTATAAATTCAATGTTCTTTTATATTAATTTCGCATTACTGATCCCAGCCGGGTTTTTGCTTGATAAATACAAATCACGAAACTTAATTATCATTTCTTTGATTATTAATGCACTTTCCCAAAGCCTATTCATTATCATTCCCCATTATGCAAGTGCATTATTATGGCGCGCAGGTGCTGGCTTTGCTGGTGCATTTAGTTATTTAACCGCCTTAAAAGTTCTGTCGGATAACTTCAACTCTAAAAATTTAGGGGTATTAATCGGTTTTTCCGGTTTTAGCATTATGTTGGCAGGGGTTGTAGCTCAATCTCCACTAAGTTTTATATTACAACGAATGGGACTTATGCCAATATTGATAGTAAACGTTATTTTATCATTGGTAGTTATTATAGTAGTTGCATGGTTGCTTAGCAACTCGAACTTTAAAAAATCATCATCAAGTTTTATTGATGATCTAAAAGTATTCAGTAAGCTTCTCAGCTTGAATAAAAATATATTGATCGCATTATTTGCAGGGATGATAAATATGCCGCTTTTTATTCTAGGTGCATCATGGGGCATTATCTATCTAACTTCACATACTCATATCAGCGCAATACAGGCCACTATTGCAACGAGTACTTTATTTATTGGTGATATTATTGGAGCACCAATTATGGGATACATTTCCGATCGTTTTTTACCACGATCCCAACTTATGGCTATAGGTGCCTGCTGTAACTTTTTAACTATATTATCTATTAATTTTATCAATTCTCCAATTGCATTAATCGCAACGTTTTTTATTACCGGATTTACTTGTACCACTCAAACACCTGCTGCAGCACTCATTATTGAATTAAATAACCGTCAACATGCTGCGCGAGCTAGCTCAATTGTTTCCGCGGTTTCAATTGGATTTATCGCGTTGTCTGATCCATTAATTGGTTCTATCATAGAGTTAACGAATACTCACGACATTATTGTATTAATTCTTACGATTACATCATTCACAGCATTAATATTAAGCTTTATTTTATTGAAGGTGACATGA
- a CDS encoding 5'-methylthioadenosine/adenosylhomocysteine nucleosidase — protein sequence MRIGLLVAMQEEIQDLIPCMQEVSQSSIGRKTTYIGKLYGTEVVLCLCGVGKVNAAMTAGILKTKYNVDIIILTGLAGSTSTKIHVGDIVISTQFIQHDVDARPNFPRFVIPFSHEAIISVDPLLSSLAVKASKQLVNNLSRKIDISQLTEFGIEKPVVHCGLIGTGDKFIVDTSVLDELIATINTEFNASLLCVEMESAAVAQSCAELGIPCIAVRVISDCPYLHESITHYHRFKQKIAAPYCNSILAEFLPLLQNLP from the coding sequence ATGCGTATAGGTTTACTGGTTGCTATGCAAGAAGAAATTCAAGATCTAATACCGTGCATGCAGGAAGTTAGCCAAAGTTCAATTGGGCGTAAAACTACGTATATCGGAAAGTTATATGGTACTGAGGTCGTATTGTGTCTTTGTGGTGTTGGGAAAGTCAATGCTGCCATGACCGCAGGTATACTCAAAACCAAATATAATGTCGACATTATTATACTGACTGGTTTAGCGGGTAGCACTTCCACAAAAATTCATGTGGGAGATATTGTGATTTCGACTCAATTTATTCAACATGACGTAGATGCTCGGCCTAACTTTCCGCGCTTCGTAATACCTTTTTCTCATGAAGCTATTATCTCGGTGGATCCTTTACTCAGTAGTTTGGCTGTTAAAGCAAGTAAACAGCTAGTTAATAATTTGTCCCGCAAAATTGATATTTCTCAATTGACTGAATTTGGTATTGAAAAACCCGTGGTTCACTGTGGATTAATCGGCACAGGTGATAAATTTATTGTTGATACGAGTGTTCTAGATGAATTAATTGCAACGATTAACACTGAATTTAATGCAAGTTTATTATGTGTGGAAATGGAAAGCGCTGCGGTAGCGCAAAGTTGTGCTGAGCTTGGCATTCCTTGTATCGCGGTTCGGGTAATCTCAGATTGTCCCTATCTCCACGAATCTATTACTCACTATCATCGTTTTAAGCAAAAAATTGCGGCGCCTTATTGTAATTCAATACTGGCAGAATTTTTACCCTTATTACAAAATCTTCCATAA
- a CDS encoding CopG family ribbon-helix-helix protein, giving the protein MAQSNATATLSVRLPPEIRDQLEALADATGRTKSFLATEAIESYLAVQAWQVSAIKKALKKANTKGAKFINHTQVTNWVNSWGSEDE; this is encoded by the coding sequence ATGGCTCAATCCAACGCGACCGCCACACTCAGTGTCCGTCTTCCTCCAGAAATACGCGATCAGTTAGAAGCACTTGCCGATGCAACGGGCAGAACAAAATCATTCTTAGCAACAGAAGCTATTGAAAGCTACTTAGCGGTTCAAGCTTGGCAAGTGAGTGCTATTAAAAAAGCATTGAAAAAAGCCAATACTAAAGGTGCAAAATTTATTAATCATACGCAAGTCACAAATTGGGTCAATAGCTGGGGAAGCGAGGATGAATAG